In Solanum pennellii chromosome 3, SPENNV200, a single window of DNA contains:
- the LOC107014449 gene encoding putative pentatricopeptide repeat-containing protein At5g59200, chloroplastic yields MIVAAVAAASPPISPPYLNLNPGSFRDRKQLLFELQKCKSIQHAAPIHAHIIKNGNPNDPFILFELLRICSRCCSIEYASKIFRQIPDPNVFIYTAFIEVLMSSRAYSDGIRTYFQMIKDFILPDNYIIPLVLKACGCGLDLKSGQQIHCQVMKLGLSLDRFVRVKLMELYGKCGEFNDAKKVFDEMPQRDVVASTVMISCYLDHGLVSKAMDEFRVVSTKDNVCWTAMIDGLVKNGEMNYALELFREMQMAGLKPNEVTIVCVLSGCAQLGALELGKWVHSYVEKYNIEVNHIVGSALVNMYSRCGDIDEAASLFEELKARDVTTYNSMIVGYALNEKSIEAIKMFQRMKREGVKPTSITFSGVLNACSHGGLVDIGFDIFESMETEYGIERRIEHYGCMVDLLGRIGRLQEAYDFIQKGNIAPDNIIWGSLLSACRIHKNFELGERVAKILLEYGAADSGTYILLSNVYASQGKFKEAARVRAKLREEGVQKEPGCSSIEANNEIHEFLLGDIRHPEREAIYSKLKELNDMLESEDYAPATDVISQDIEEHEKRWALSIHSERLAICYGLTSTKPCTTIRVVKNLRVCNDCHSVIKLISKITGRKIVVRDRNRFHHFENGVCSCGDYW; encoded by the coding sequence ATGATAGTCGCCGCCGTCGCCGCGGCGTCGCCACCTATTTCCCCGCCATATTTGAACTTAAATCCCGGCAGTTTCCGAGATCGAAAGCAGCTTCTCTTCGAGTTACAGAAATGCAAAAGCATTCAACACGCTGCTCCAATTCATGCTCATATAATAAAAAACGGCAACCCCAATGACCCCTTTATTCTATTTGAACTTCTTCGTATTTGTTCTAGATGCTGCTCCATTGAATATGCTTCCAAGATTTTCCGGCAAATCCCCGACCCTAATGTATTTATCTATACTGCTTTTATTGAAGTGCTTATGTCTTCACGGGCTTACTCTGATGGAATTAGAACTTATTTTCAAATGATTAAGGATTTTATTTTACCTGATAATTATATAATTCCTTTGGTTCTTAAGGCATGTGGGTGTGGATTAGATTTAAAGAGCGGTCAGCAAATCCATTGCCAGGTTATGAAATTGGGATTGAGTTTGGACAGGTTCGTGAGGGTAAAGTTAATGGAACTTTATGGAAAATGTGGAGAGTTTAATGATGCAAAGAAGGTGTTTGATGAAATGCCTCAAAGAGATGTTGTTGCCTCCACGGTTATGATATCGTGTTATCTTGATCATGGACTAGTGAGTAAGGCGATGGATGAGTTTCGGGTGGTTTCTACGAAGGATAATGTCTGCTGGACAGCTATGATTGATGGGTTGGTTAAAAATGGTGAAATGAATTATGCATTGGAGTTGTTCAGGGAAATGCAGATGGCGGGTTTAAAGCCTAATGAAGTTACGATTGTTTGCGTTCTATCTGGTTGTGCGCAGTTGGGAGCATTAGAGCTCGGTAAATGGGTTCATTCGTATGTGGAGAAGTACAACATTGAAGTTAATCATATAGTTGGATCAGCTTTAGTGAATATGTATTCGAGGTGTGGGGATATCGATGAGGCAGCTAGTCTTTTTGAAGAGTTGAAAGCTAGAGATGTAACCACTTATAATTCCATGATTGTGGGGTATGCATTGAACGAGAAGAGTATCGAAGCTATCAAAATGTTCCAGAGAATGAAACGTGAAGGAGTTAAACCGACAAGTATTACCTTTTCTGGTGTTCTGAATGCCTGCAGTCATGGCGGGTTAGTGGACATTGGGTTCGACATCTTTGAGAGTATGGAAACTGAATATGGAATTGAACGACGAATTGAACATTACGGATGTATGGTTGATCTTCTTGGTCGTATAGGACGTCTTCAGGAGGCTTATGATTTTATACAAAAAGGCAATATCGCTCCAGATAATATAATTTGGGGATCGTTGTTAAGTGCTTGTAGAATCCATAAAAATTTCGAGCTAGGTGAAAGGGTTGCTAAGATTCTACTGGAGTATGGCGCTGCTGATTCTGGAACGTATATTCTTCTGTCTAATGTCTATGCTTCGCAGGGTAAATTTAAGGAAGCAGCAAGAGTGAGAGCGAAGTTGAGAGAAGAAGGTGTCCAAAAGGAACCAGGTTGCAGTTCAATTGAAGCGAACAATGAGATCCATGAGTTCCTTTTGGGAGACATTAGACATCCTGAAAGGGAAGCAATATACAGTAAACTGAAGGAGCTGAATGATATGCTGGAATCCGAAGATTATGCTCCAGCAACCGATGTCATCTCACAAGACATTGAAGAACACGAGAAAAGATGGGCGTTGAGCATACATAGCGAAAGACTTGCAATATGCTATGGCTTGACCTCAACCAAACCATGTACCACAATAAGAGTTGTAAAAAATCTTAGAGTTTGCAATGACTGCCATTCAGTTATTAAGCTTATATCTAAGATCACAGGGAGAAAAATTGTTGTAAGAGATCGGAATCGGTTTCACCATTTTGAAAATGGTGTTTGTTCTTGTGGTGACTACTGGTAa